Genomic window (SAR324 cluster bacterium):
CTGAGTTATTTCTTGTTGGGCAGCGTAACAGTCTCTATTGGCGATTGAACCATCGGGCATTGCTGTGTTGCAGAATTTAGCTCCAGTGAGGTAGGCGTTATGCTTATTAGTATCAGTTAAGTTGGCGCCACTTAAATCAGCATGACGCAGGTCAGCACTTATGAGTATTGCCTCACTTAAATCTACCTCACGGAGGTTAGCTCCACGCAGGTCGGCACTCCAAAGGTTAGCTTTACGTAAATCTGCTTTGCTCAAGTTGGCTTTACCTAAATCACTGTAACGTAGGTCAGCGTTGTGCAGTATAACTCCCGTCAAGCTTGATTCAGTGAGGTTGGCTCCCCTCATTTCCATGTCTCACAAATCGCACCCAACACACTCCTTGGTCTCCAGCAGTTTCTTTTTAGCTGCTTCGCCACTGGGTGTCTTGTTGCTCTGAGTTATTTCTTGTTGGGCTAAGTAACAGTCTCTATTGGCGATGGAACCATCGGGCATTGTCGTGTTGCAAAATTTAGTATTTATCAGGCTAGCACCCTTTATGTTGGCCTTGTTTAGGTCAGCATAACGCATTTCGGCATTAGAAAGGTCAGCCCCACGCAAGTCAGCTCTTTGAAGATCGGCCCCACGTAAATCAGCTTCACGCAGTTTTGCTTCATGCAGATCCGTCCCACGCAAGTCAGCCCCACGCAGAGAAGCTTTCTTCAGGTTAGCTCCACGCAGGATATTTCCACTTAGGCTGGTTCCATTCAAATCACACCCAACACATTCATTATCCCTGAAAAGTTTCTGCTTGGCCGCCTCACCGAAAAGGACTTGCACCGTCACTTGGCCTTCTGTCGACTGAACAGGGGGCGGTGATTCCAATGTCATCAGTTTCAGTTTTGCCAGATTCCGCTGTGGTGCTGTGGGGAACATCCTGATGTATTCCTCCAGAATCTTGGGATTCGTTGAATCCTTGACCACCTCCCAAGCTTGTGCAGCTAAATCTGAATTGGCTTTCAAAGACTGACTCTCAGTCTTTCCAATCTTAAAAACAAATTGCCATACTGTGGAGTCAACTCTCCCCTCCAATCTTCTGCTGTTCGCTTCTGGATGTAGGTACCCAATTCAGAACCAGTCAGGTAGCCGTCCTTGTCAAAATCGGCACTTTCTTCCAAAGCATCAACGAAAGCACGGCGGAAAATACTAATGTCTGGCACTTCCTGGTCAGCACTCCCTGAAGTGATGAATTGACGTACTGGCTCCTCGGTAAATACTTCGATATAGGAAGGAGCAGCTCTGGTCGCCAGAAATACTGAGCCCGCAAAACAGGAATCGAACATGAACAAGACATGCTTGGCAGAGGTGCTCTTGGCAACTTCTTCAATGCGTTGCATGCTCAAGACTTTGCGTTGGAATCGGATAGCGTTACTTTTGGCTGGTAGGGGTGCATCAGCTGGCACTAGAAAACCCATTTCGCCACCATAGCCCAACTTCATGGTGTGGCCATGTCCGGCATAGTAAATCAGCAGTCGATTCTCCGGATTGGCTCCCTTGTCAAAGATGAAATCCTCAATAGCTATCTCTAATTCATCGAGTGTTGGATCCTCAACCACCTCCACCTCAAAGCCATTTTTCTCCAGTGCCCTGCTAACTTCCATAACATCTGTCTTGACCCCAGGAAGCTTAGACCAGCTGTTGTTGTAATCACTTACCCCAATGATCAGAGCGTGCGATTCTTCGTAGATATAAGAGATTGTTTCATCTTGGGCAGTTTGCACCTCGATGTGGACGGGTTGAATGGCACGAGTCTGTGACCAGACGAGAGGGACCAACTGGAGAGTAAC
Coding sequences:
- a CDS encoding pentapeptide repeat-containing protein translates to MRGANLTESSLTGVILHNADLRYSDLGKANLSKADLRKANLWSADLRGANLREVDLSEAILISADLRHADLSGANLTDTNKHNAYLTGAKFCNTAMPDGSIANRDCYAAQQEITQ
- a CDS encoding pentapeptide repeat-containing protein; its protein translation is MKANSDLAAQAWEVVKDSTNPKILEEYIRMFPTAPQRNLAKLKLMTLESPPPVQSTEGQVTVQVLFGEAAKQKLFRDNECVGCDLNGTSLSGNILRGANLKKASLRGADLRGTDLHEAKLREADLRGADLQRADLRGADLSNAEMRYADLNKANIKGASLINTKFCNTTMPDGSIANRDCYLAQQEITQSNKTPSGEAAKKKLLETKECVGCDL
- a CDS encoding caspase family protein, with the protein product MKYLICSLLVTLQLVPLVWSQTRAIQPVHIEVQTAQDETISYIYEESHALIIGVSDYNNSWSKLPGVKTDVMEVSRALEKNGFEVEVVEDPTLDELEIAIEDFIFDKGANPENRLLIYYAGHGHTMKLGYGGEMGFLVPADAPLPAKSNAIRFQRKVLSMQRIEEVAKSTSAKHVLFMFDSCFAGSVFLATRAAPSYIEVFTEEPVRQFITSGSADQEVPDISIFRRAFVDALEESADFDKDGYLTGSELGTYIQKRTAEDWRGELTPQYGNLFLRLERLRVSL